In one window of Photobacterium leiognathi DNA:
- the hemN gene encoding oxygen-independent coproporphyrinogen III oxidase: MSNEQIIWDQALIEKYNYSGPRYTSYPTALEFNEAFTSAEFEMACKQYPDRKLSLYIHIPFCHKLCYYCGCNKIITRHQHKADQYLDALEQEIKQRATLLGDRQVSQLHWGGGTPTFLTAEQISRLMNSLRASFNFDDDAEISIEVDPREIELDILDHLRSEGFNRLSIGVQDFNKDVQKLVNREQDEQFIFAMVERASELGFRSTNLDLIYGLPLQNREVFAQTLEQVLKMNPGRLSVFNYAHMPKLFAAQRKISEELLPSAKEKLGILQDTIATLTGAGYQFIGMDHFAKPDDELAIAQREGILHRNFQGYTTQGECDLLGMGVSAISMIGDCYAQNQKELKHYYRDIEEKQNALWKGVSLDADDLLRREVIKALICNFQLDKKAIEAEFNIDFDQYFAEDLTLLKTFINDELVSVDEQHIFVELKGRLLIRNICMCFDKYLRDRARQQQFSRVI, encoded by the coding sequence ATGTCAAATGAGCAGATTATTTGGGATCAGGCCCTGATTGAAAAATATAATTACTCAGGCCCACGTTATACCTCTTACCCAACTGCGTTAGAGTTTAATGAAGCATTTACCTCTGCTGAATTTGAGATGGCATGTAAGCAATACCCAGATCGTAAGCTATCGCTTTATATTCATATCCCGTTTTGTCATAAGCTTTGTTACTACTGTGGCTGTAATAAAATCATTACTCGCCACCAACACAAAGCCGATCAATACCTTGACGCGCTAGAGCAAGAGATCAAACAACGTGCAACGCTATTAGGTGATCGCCAAGTAAGCCAATTGCACTGGGGCGGCGGCACACCGACTTTCTTAACGGCTGAGCAAATTAGCCGTTTAATGAACAGTCTACGTGCATCGTTTAATTTTGATGATGATGCTGAGATCAGTATTGAAGTTGACCCTCGCGAAATCGAACTCGATATTCTTGATCACTTACGCAGTGAAGGCTTTAACCGCCTAAGTATCGGGGTGCAAGATTTTAATAAAGACGTGCAAAAGCTAGTAAACCGTGAGCAAGACGAGCAGTTTATCTTTGCGATGGTTGAACGTGCGAGTGAACTTGGTTTCCGTTCAACTAACCTTGATTTGATTTACGGCTTACCATTGCAAAATCGCGAGGTATTTGCTCAAACCCTAGAGCAAGTGCTGAAGATGAATCCTGGTCGTTTGTCGGTATTTAACTATGCCCACATGCCAAAACTGTTTGCAGCACAACGTAAGATCAGTGAAGAGCTATTACCTAGTGCCAAAGAAAAACTTGGTATTCTGCAAGACACTATTGCGACCCTAACAGGGGCGGGTTATCAGTTCATTGGTATGGATCACTTTGCAAAACCTGATGATGAGTTGGCGATTGCCCAGCGCGAAGGTATTTTGCACCGTAATTTCCAAGGTTACACCACTCAAGGTGAGTGTGATTTATTAGGGATGGGCGTATCAGCCATTTCTATGATTGGTGATTGCTACGCGCAAAACCAAAAAGAGCTAAAGCATTACTACCGAGACATTGAAGAAAAACAAAACGCACTGTGGAAAGGAGTCTCGTTAGATGCAGACGACTTACTACGCCGTGAAGTGATCAAAGCCCTTATTTGTAACTTCCAACTAGATAAAAAAGCGATTGAAGCGGAATTTAATATCGATTTCGATCAGTATTTTGCTGAAGATTTAACGTTATTAAAAACCTTTATCAACGATGAGTTAGTTTCAGTCGATGAACAACATATCTTTGTTGAACTGAAAGGTCGTTTATTGATCCGTAATATCTGTATGTGTTTCGATAAATACTTACGCGATCGTGCTCGTCAGCAACAGTTCTCACGCGTGATTTAA
- a CDS encoding DUF2489 domain-containing protein, with translation MQDLTLLLVIGGTIVTALGIYASFLLVKLYQQNQRHKVFLARAEQQQKEAIETRNNTILESVFVIAAATKQGQCDLSEAAIRLYKLMEALQADKSVDFAATYPAIYELYEVVKDMPRGEARQQTEKRARMRFDLERMKAETRLQETIAVELDAILSTKSS, from the coding sequence TTGCAGGATTTGACGCTTCTGCTTGTTATTGGTGGCACAATTGTGACCGCGCTTGGTATTTATGCTAGCTTTTTATTAGTCAAACTATACCAACAAAATCAACGCCATAAAGTTTTTTTAGCCCGTGCTGAACAGCAACAAAAAGAGGCTATTGAAACGCGTAATAATACGATTTTAGAGAGCGTATTTGTTATTGCCGCTGCCACCAAACAGGGACAGTGTGATTTGTCTGAAGCGGCGATTCGTTTGTATAAGTTGATGGAAGCTTTGCAGGCTGATAAGAGCGTAGATTTTGCTGCGACTTACCCTGCAATTTATGAGCTATACGAGGTAGTGAAAGACATGCCACGTGGCGAAGCCCGTCAACAAACAGAGAAACGCGCACGTATGCGTTTTGATCTCGAGCGAATGAAAGCAGAGACTCGACTACAAGAAACCATTGCGGTAGAGCTCGACGCTATCCTGTCAACAAAGTCTTCATGA
- the yihI gene encoding Der GTPase-activating protein YihI, with protein MTRKKRGRKVGSEGPAVYREKTPSQLEVESRQRQKARKRKGLKTGSRHSAVEETKQRNAAQKKDPRLGSKKPVPLIVEPKKPMTKQQRRLTAEQELAMLENDAQLMVLLDRLDAGEKLGAGLQKQVDQKLDRIEQLMKQLGLMEEDEVELFEEDDYRPAAKSDDDLLDQFEKMDLDKFGKE; from the coding sequence ATGACCCGTAAGAAAAGAGGCCGTAAGGTTGGCTCTGAAGGCCCAGCGGTATACCGTGAGAAAACGCCAAGCCAACTTGAAGTTGAATCTCGCCAACGCCAAAAAGCGAGAAAGCGTAAAGGCTTAAAAACTGGTAGCCGCCATTCTGCCGTTGAAGAAACAAAACAGCGTAATGCAGCACAGAAGAAAGACCCACGTTTAGGCAGTAAGAAACCAGTACCTTTGATTGTTGAGCCTAAAAAGCCGATGACCAAACAGCAACGTCGTTTAACAGCTGAGCAAGAATTAGCGATGCTAGAAAACGATGCACAGCTAATGGTACTACTTGATCGCCTAGATGCAGGCGAGAAGTTAGGCGCAGGCTTGCAAAAACAAGTCGATCAGAAACTTGATCGCATCGAGCAGCTAATGAAGCAGCTTGGCTTAATGGAAGAAGATGAAGTTGAATTGTTCGAGGAAGATGACTACCGCCCAGCGGCGAAGTCTGATGATGATTTACTCGATCAATTTGAAAAGATGGATTTAGATAAGTTCGGTAAGGAGTAA
- a CDS encoding class I SAM-dependent methyltransferase — translation MQLCPLCHSEQHVLFAEDKNRSYFRCQQCALIFADPNAQLAPEQEKAVYDQHQNNPEDMGYRQFLSRVATPLVERLPASASEGLDFGSGPGPTLSIMLEEMGYNMAIYDPYFAPDPSVLTRQYDFVTCTEAIEHFYQPAKEWGLLLSMIKPGGWLGLMTKLATDADGFKRWHYKNDPTHVSFFSRDTFRFLAKRDDLEVEFVGNDVILLRKTQ, via the coding sequence ATGCAACTTTGTCCACTGTGTCATAGTGAACAGCATGTGTTATTTGCAGAAGATAAAAACCGTAGCTACTTTCGCTGTCAGCAATGTGCGTTGATTTTTGCCGATCCGAACGCACAACTCGCGCCAGAGCAAGAAAAAGCGGTTTACGATCAGCACCAAAATAACCCTGAAGATATGGGCTATCGCCAATTTTTAAGTCGTGTTGCAACACCACTTGTGGAACGCTTACCTGCTAGTGCCTCTGAGGGGTTAGATTTTGGTAGTGGCCCTGGTCCCACGCTTTCGATTATGTTGGAAGAAATGGGATATAATATGGCGATCTATGACCCGTATTTTGCACCAGATCCGAGTGTATTAACGCGTCAATATGACTTTGTCACTTGTACAGAGGCAATTGAACATTTTTATCAGCCTGCGAAGGAATGGGGGCTGCTGCTGAGTATGATCAAACCGGGCGGTTGGCTTGGTTTGATGACAAAGCTAGCAACCGATGCTGACGGTTTTAAACGTTGGCATTATAAGAACGATCCAACCCACGTAAGCTTTTTTAGCCGTGATACGTTTCGCTTTTTAGCTAAACGTGATGACTTAGAAGTTGAGTTTGTTGGTAATGATGTGATTTTGCTGAGGAAAACCCAGTAA
- a CDS encoding c-type cytochrome, translated as MKKLILILSLLASYSAMAEEGNIEAGKAKAVTCAACHGTDGNAAAMPQYPKLAGQHPAYIEKQLKEYKLAMITEGKQGRNNPVMGGMTMALSDQDMADLAAYYSSLPISDNTSSEESIEVAQQLYRFGDAERGVAACIACHGPRGNGTSLSGFPKISGQNAEYVKLQLEKFRSGNRANDMNAMMRSLAAKLSDEEINALSQYVGGLH; from the coding sequence ATGAAGAAATTAATATTAATATTAAGCCTTCTTGCTAGTTATTCGGCAATGGCAGAAGAAGGCAATATCGAAGCGGGTAAGGCGAAAGCAGTAACGTGTGCAGCTTGTCACGGCACAGATGGTAATGCCGCCGCAATGCCGCAATACCCTAAACTGGCAGGACAACACCCCGCATACATAGAAAAGCAATTAAAAGAATACAAACTGGCAATGATTACCGAAGGAAAACAAGGACGTAATAACCCTGTCATGGGAGGTATGACCATGGCTCTTTCTGACCAAGATATGGCAGATCTTGCTGCTTACTACTCTTCTTTACCCATTTCAGATAACACTTCCTCTGAAGAGTCGATTGAAGTAGCACAACAGCTATATCGTTTTGGTGATGCTGAACGTGGTGTTGCTGCCTGTATAGCTTGTCATGGTCCTCGTGGTAATGGTACTAGCTTATCTGGCTTCCCTAAGATTTCGGGTCAGAATGCAGAATATGTGAAACTTCAGCTTGAGAAATTCCGCTCAGGCAATCGCGCCAACGATATGAATGCGATGATGCGTTCTCTTGCTGCGAAGCTCAGTGATGAAGAAATTAATGCGTTGTCACAATATGTTGGTGGATTGCACTAA
- the yihA gene encoding ribosome biogenesis GTP-binding protein YihA/YsxC: MNQPLNYRNTSFITSAPDIRHLPQDAGVEIAFAGRSNAGKSSALNRITDQKSLARTSKTPGRTQLINMFEVVSGCNLIDLPGYGFAQVPLEMKLKWQKSLGEYLQRRECLQGLVVLMDIRHPMKDLDQQMISWAIESRLPVLVLLTKADKLKSGARKAQVLKIRQMTAEFGGDVQVEAFSSLKGIGVDQVRRKLDEWYAPELERQRVLAAGDDEFPEQDAE, translated from the coding sequence GTGAATCAACCTCTCAACTACAGAAATACAAGTTTTATCACAAGTGCACCGGATATTCGTCACTTGCCACAAGATGCAGGCGTTGAGATCGCATTTGCTGGTCGCTCCAATGCGGGTAAATCAAGTGCGCTAAACCGTATTACGGATCAAAAAAGCCTTGCACGTACTTCTAAAACCCCTGGCCGTACTCAGCTGATCAACATGTTTGAAGTTGTTTCTGGCTGTAACTTAATCGATTTACCGGGCTATGGCTTCGCACAAGTACCACTTGAAATGAAGTTAAAATGGCAAAAATCACTAGGTGAATACCTGCAACGTCGTGAATGTTTGCAAGGCCTAGTGGTACTAATGGATATCCGCCACCCAATGAAAGATCTCGACCAACAGATGATCAGTTGGGCAATTGAAAGCCGTTTACCAGTATTAGTTCTACTTACTAAAGCTGACAAACTGAAAAGCGGTGCGCGTAAAGCACAAGTGCTTAAAATTCGCCAAATGACTGCTGAGTTTGGCGGTGATGTGCAAGTTGAAGCTTTCTCTTCACTAAAAGGTATCGGTGTGGATCAAGTTCGTCGCAAGCTAGATGAATGGTATGCGCCAGAACTAGAGCGTCAACGCGTACTTGCCGCTGGTGATGATGAATTCCCAGAACAAGATGCTGAATAA
- the polA gene encoding DNA polymerase I — translation MATIPENPLILIDGSSYLYRAYHAAPNFTNSDGEPTGAVYGVVNMLRSMLRQFSTEHIAVIFDAKGKTFRDDMFPEYKANRPPMPDDLRGQIEPLHAVIKAMGLPLISISGVEADDVIGTLATQASQQGMPVLISTGDKDMAQLVDQNITLINTMTDVVMDPAGVVDKFGIGPELIIDYLALMGDKVDNIPGVPGVGEKTAKALLTGIGGLDALYDNLDDIAPLGFRGSKTMAKKLLDNKEAAYMSYKLATIKLDVELDVKPDELRKGVPDTDALTELFGKLQFRRWLTEMLEGSDGRIVADEKSGNAPAEKKAVAPTIDRSGYEIILDEAAFNVWLEQLKAAKAFAFDTETDGLDYMTANVVGVSFAIEEGKAAYVPVAHDYLDAPAQLDRDWVLAQLKPLLEDPNQAKIGQNLKFDASIVARYGIEMQGIVFDTMLESYVFNSVVGRHDMDSLALRYLEHKNISFEEIAGKGKKQLTFNQIDLAQAGPYAAEDADITLRLHNALYPKVEADEKLKHVFDTIEMPLVPVLSRMERTCVYVDSMLLGAQSTEIAARLDELEKKAFEIADQEFNLSSPKQLQAILFEKMGLPVLKKTPSGTPSTNEEVLQELALDYPLPKLILEYRGLAKLKSTYTDKLPKMVNPATGRVHTSYHQAVTATGRLSSSDPNLQNIPVRNEEGRRIRQAFVAQSGYKILAVDYSQIELRIMAHLSGDKALLDAFRHGKDIHAATAAEILGLDIEQVSSEQRRRAKAINFGLIYGMSAFGLAKQLDMGRNEAQDYMNVYFERYPGVLEYMESTRNTASEKGYVETLFGRRLYLPDIKSRNGLRRKAAERAAINAPMQGTAADIIKLAMIAVDHWVQQQPQDEVRLLMQVHDELVFEVKESALESVTAEVKALMEQAATLDVPLIADAGFGDNWDQAH, via the coding sequence ATGGCAACTATTCCAGAAAATCCATTGATCCTGATTGATGGATCCTCATACCTTTATCGTGCTTACCACGCAGCACCCAATTTCACCAATTCTGACGGTGAGCCAACAGGTGCTGTTTATGGCGTTGTGAATATGCTGCGTAGCATGTTACGCCAGTTCTCTACAGAGCATATTGCGGTGATCTTTGATGCGAAAGGTAAAACTTTCCGTGATGATATGTTCCCTGAATATAAAGCTAATCGTCCTCCAATGCCGGATGATCTTCGTGGTCAGATCGAGCCGCTACATGCTGTGATCAAAGCCATGGGCTTACCATTGATCTCGATTTCAGGGGTTGAAGCCGATGACGTGATTGGTACGCTAGCTACCCAAGCCTCACAGCAAGGTATGCCGGTACTTATCAGTACGGGTGATAAAGATATGGCGCAGCTGGTGGATCAAAATATTACCTTGATCAACACCATGACAGATGTAGTGATGGATCCAGCTGGGGTTGTGGATAAGTTTGGGATCGGTCCTGAGTTGATCATCGACTACCTTGCTCTGATGGGCGATAAAGTGGATAACATTCCAGGTGTACCGGGTGTGGGTGAGAAAACCGCAAAAGCATTATTAACCGGTATCGGTGGTTTAGATGCGCTGTATGACAACCTTGATGACATTGCACCATTGGGTTTCCGTGGCTCTAAAACCATGGCTAAAAAGTTGCTTGATAATAAAGAAGCCGCTTACATGTCATACAAGCTTGCGACGATCAAATTAGATGTTGAGCTTGATGTTAAACCTGATGAACTTCGTAAAGGTGTGCCTGATACTGATGCACTAACTGAGTTATTTGGTAAGTTACAGTTCCGTCGTTGGCTAACAGAAATGTTAGAAGGTAGCGATGGTCGTATAGTTGCGGATGAAAAATCTGGCAATGCGCCAGCTGAGAAAAAAGCAGTAGCTCCAACTATTGATCGCAGTGGTTATGAAATCATTCTGGATGAAGCAGCTTTCAACGTATGGCTTGAACAACTAAAGGCAGCGAAAGCCTTTGCCTTTGATACTGAAACTGATGGTTTGGATTACATGACTGCCAATGTGGTCGGTGTCTCTTTTGCCATTGAAGAAGGAAAAGCGGCCTATGTACCCGTGGCTCATGATTACCTTGATGCGCCAGCACAGCTTGATCGTGATTGGGTATTAGCTCAATTAAAACCGCTGCTTGAAGATCCAAATCAAGCCAAAATTGGTCAGAACTTAAAGTTTGATGCCAGTATTGTGGCGCGTTACGGCATAGAAATGCAGGGTATTGTATTTGATACCATGCTGGAATCTTATGTATTTAACAGTGTTGTTGGCCGCCATGATATGGATAGCCTAGCTCTGCGTTATCTTGAGCATAAGAACATCAGCTTTGAAGAGATCGCAGGTAAAGGTAAAAAACAGCTAACGTTTAATCAAATCGATTTAGCGCAAGCTGGCCCTTATGCGGCAGAAGATGCTGATATTACTCTGCGTTTACACAATGCGTTATATCCAAAAGTGGAAGCTGACGAAAAGCTTAAGCACGTTTTTGACACTATCGAAATGCCATTAGTGCCAGTGCTTTCACGTATGGAGCGCACCTGCGTGTATGTCGATAGTATGTTGCTTGGCGCACAATCGACAGAAATTGCAGCACGTCTTGATGAGCTTGAGAAGAAAGCGTTTGAAATTGCCGATCAAGAATTTAATTTAAGCTCGCCGAAACAGCTGCAAGCGATCCTGTTTGAAAAGATGGGGTTACCGGTTCTAAAGAAAACTCCATCAGGTACACCTTCAACCAATGAAGAAGTGTTACAAGAGTTAGCGCTTGATTACCCATTGCCTAAGTTGATTTTAGAATATCGCGGACTTGCAAAACTGAAATCTACTTACACCGATAAACTACCTAAGATGGTGAACCCAGCAACGGGTCGAGTTCACACTTCTTACCATCAAGCGGTTACAGCAACAGGTCGTCTATCTTCAAGCGATCCAAACCTGCAGAATATTCCAGTACGTAATGAAGAAGGTCGTCGTATTCGCCAAGCGTTTGTCGCACAAAGTGGCTACAAGATCTTAGCGGTCGATTACTCGCAAATTGAATTACGTATTATGGCGCACTTATCGGGTGATAAAGCGCTACTGGATGCTTTCCGTCATGGTAAAGATATCCACGCCGCAACGGCTGCTGAAATCCTTGGCTTAGATATTGAGCAGGTAAGCAGTGAGCAACGTCGTCGTGCTAAAGCGATCAACTTTGGTTTGATCTACGGCATGAGTGCGTTTGGTTTGGCGAAGCAGCTAGATATGGGACGTAATGAAGCGCAAGATTACATGAACGTGTACTTTGAACGCTATCCAGGCGTGTTGGAATATATGGAAAGCACCCGTAATACTGCGTCAGAAAAAGGTTATGTTGAAACCTTATTTGGTCGTCGTTTGTACCTGCCTGATATTAAGTCGCGTAATGGCTTACGTCGTAAAGCCGCTGAGCGTGCAGCGATCAACGCCCCAATGCAAGGTACGGCTGCAGATATTATTAAACTCGCAATGATTGCGGTTGATCATTGGGTGCAGCAACAACCTCAAGATGAAGTGCGTTTATTAATGCAAGTACACGATGAATTGGTGTTTGAAGTGAAAGAATCAGCACTTGAATCCGTGACTGCTGAAGTAAAAGCATTGATGGAGCAGGCAGCGACATTAGATGTACCATTGATTGCGGATGCTGGTTTCGGTGATAACTGGGATCAAGCGCACTAA
- a CDS encoding GNAT family N-acetyltransferase, with amino-acid sequence MDLQIREASIEEAIEVLHRIVEFAAPISLAELTARLANKSALILVAENQQQLVGVKIGYALDKQVFYSWLGGVLPAGRGHGVAQALLETQEAWVIDQGYQQLTVKSRNRFPAMVRLLMRNGYLIEDIEKKEGVLDYRLHFRKALVKK; translated from the coding sequence ATGGATTTACAGATAAGAGAAGCGAGCATCGAAGAAGCTATTGAAGTGCTCCATCGTATTGTGGAATTTGCCGCTCCTATTTCTTTGGCAGAGTTAACGGCACGTTTAGCAAATAAGTCTGCTTTGATCTTAGTTGCTGAAAACCAGCAACAGTTAGTTGGAGTGAAAATAGGTTATGCGCTCGATAAGCAAGTATTTTATAGCTGGCTCGGTGGTGTATTGCCTGCAGGGCGTGGGCACGGTGTGGCACAAGCATTGTTAGAAACACAAGAAGCCTGGGTTATTGATCAGGGCTATCAACAACTCACGGTTAAATCGAGAAACCGCTTTCCTGCAATGGTGAGATTATTAATGCGAAATGGCTATCTTATTGAAGATATAGAGAAAAAAGAAGGGGTACTCGATTATCGCTTACACTTTCGCAAAGCACTGGTTAAAAAATAA
- a CDS encoding 7-cyano-7-deazaguanine/7-aminomethyl-7-deazaguanine transporter, translated as MTTALSQSNATPSFTPQQQRKALGYLVLFHLLVIASSNYLVQLPFTVFGYHTTWGAFTFPFIFLATDLTVRIFGAGMARKIIFRVMTPALVVSYVLSVVFFQGEYQGLGHLGEFNLFVARIAIASFMAYLLGQILDVSVFNRLRQLKQWWVAPTASTIFGNAIDTIAFFGIAFYQSPDPFMAANWTEIALVDYSFKLIISLGLFVPMYGVLLNYLIGKLTAVSPQPFGAVKTNQ; from the coding sequence ATGACGACTGCTTTATCTCAATCTAACGCAACACCTTCTTTTACTCCGCAACAACAACGTAAAGCTTTAGGCTACTTAGTGCTATTTCACCTTTTGGTGATCGCATCAAGTAACTACTTAGTACAACTCCCGTTCACCGTATTTGGTTATCACACCACATGGGGCGCATTTACTTTTCCTTTTATCTTTCTTGCTACTGATTTAACTGTCCGCATTTTCGGAGCAGGCATGGCACGTAAGATCATTTTTCGCGTCATGACGCCCGCTTTAGTGGTGTCGTATGTCCTTTCGGTCGTATTTTTCCAAGGTGAATATCAAGGGTTAGGCCACTTAGGTGAGTTTAATCTGTTTGTTGCCCGTATTGCGATCGCAAGTTTTATGGCTTACTTGTTAGGGCAAATTTTAGATGTGTCAGTGTTTAACCGTCTACGTCAGTTAAAGCAATGGTGGGTAGCACCAACGGCTTCAACTATCTTTGGTAATGCCATTGATACCATTGCTTTCTTTGGCATTGCATTTTACCAAAGCCCAGATCCATTTATGGCAGCAAACTGGACGGAAATCGCGCTGGTGGATTACAGCTTTAAATTGATCATCAGCTTAGGTTTGTTTGTGCCGATGTACGGTGTCTTGCTCAATTATTTAATTGGTAAACTAACCGCAGTATCGCCACAGCCTTTCGGGGCAGTGAAAACCAATCAATAA
- a CDS encoding DUF3630 family protein, giving the protein MTAVTSHVFGIRQFDRDARFLSIESPEFDFDSFDAIAESLLLAIDATVVEKESNADLHIWLIDFEGCRLLLKGEHYSGALWLEAMSDDDEETLTFIASLLN; this is encoded by the coding sequence ATGACAGCAGTAACAAGTCACGTATTCGGTATTCGTCAGTTTGATCGCGACGCGCGTTTTTTATCGATTGAAAGTCCTGAATTTGATTTCGATAGTTTTGATGCAATCGCAGAATCTTTGTTACTCGCCATTGATGCTACTGTGGTGGAGAAAGAGAGCAATGCCGATCTACATATTTGGCTGATTGATTTTGAAGGTTGTCGTTTGCTGTTAAAAGGTGAGCATTACAGTGGGGCGTTATGGCTTGAAGCCATGAGTGATGACGATGAAGAAACACTCACTTTTATTGCGAGCTTATTAAATTAA
- the recQ gene encoding ATP-dependent DNA helicase RecQ has translation MSSVCHSEPCSTLSAPCCESVLQDVFGYQQFRVGQQDVIDAVNRDEDCLVIMPTGGGKSLCYQIPALLKEGVTLVISPLISLMKDQVDQLKANGVVAAYINSTMSRDDILAVFEAMQAGSVKLVYVSPERVLTHDFIDRLRDVPLAMVAVDEAHCISQWGHDFRPEYAALGLLKQSFDNLPVMALTATADETTRHDIIQRLGLSQPHEYLGSFDRPNIRYTLWEKHKPLTQIIRYIEGMRGQCGIIYCNSRKKVEQISEKLRDNGIRAEAYHAGLEHAERVHVQDAFQRDDIHVVVATVAFGMGINKPNVRFVVHFDIPRNIESYYQETGRAGRDGLPAEAVMFYDPADLAWLRRCLDEKPEGQQKDVERHKLNAMGAFAEAQTCRRQVLLHYFGEHRDEPCGNCDVCLDPPKRFNAVEVAQKALSCVYRVQQSFGITYIVEVLRGMQNQRIREHGHDKLSTYGIGRDYSHEYWVSVLRQLIHLGYLTQNISRNSVLQLTEKARPLLRAEVSLELAVPRLDNIARTMKVNKLVNRQYDKKLFAKLRKLRKAIADEEDLPPYVVFNDASLMEMAERLPTSNGDFLAVNGVGQRKLEKYGEVFLGLIRDHLLAIDEPH, from the coding sequence ATGTCATCCGTTTGTCACAGTGAACCTTGTTCTACGTTATCTGCTCCTTGTTGTGAATCTGTTCTCCAAGATGTTTTTGGTTACCAGCAATTTCGCGTGGGTCAACAGGATGTGATTGATGCCGTTAACCGTGATGAAGACTGTTTGGTGATCATGCCAACAGGCGGTGGTAAATCCTTGTGCTATCAAATCCCTGCTTTATTAAAAGAGGGAGTAACCTTGGTTATTTCCCCTTTGATCTCCTTGATGAAAGATCAGGTCGACCAACTCAAAGCCAATGGTGTTGTTGCCGCTTACATTAACTCCACCATGAGCCGTGATGACATTTTAGCTGTGTTTGAAGCGATGCAAGCTGGCAGCGTGAAACTGGTGTATGTGTCACCGGAACGCGTGTTAACCCACGATTTTATTGATCGCTTGCGTGATGTGCCGCTAGCAATGGTTGCCGTCGATGAAGCTCACTGTATTTCCCAATGGGGACATGATTTTAGACCTGAATATGCGGCGTTAGGTTTGCTTAAGCAGTCGTTTGATAATCTGCCCGTGATGGCACTTACCGCGACCGCTGATGAAACCACCCGTCATGACATTATTCAGCGCCTAGGCTTATCGCAGCCTCATGAGTATTTGGGCAGTTTCGATCGTCCCAATATCCGTTACACCTTATGGGAAAAGCACAAGCCGCTGACGCAAATCATTCGCTATATAGAAGGTATGCGAGGCCAATGCGGCATCATTTATTGTAATAGCCGTAAAAAGGTAGAGCAGATCAGCGAGAAGTTGCGAGACAACGGTATTCGTGCTGAAGCCTATCATGCAGGGCTTGAGCATGCTGAGCGTGTGCATGTGCAAGATGCTTTCCAACGTGATGATATTCATGTTGTGGTGGCTACCGTTGCTTTTGGTATGGGGATCAACAAACCCAATGTCCGTTTTGTGGTGCATTTTGATATTCCTCGTAATATCGAATCCTATTACCAAGAAACAGGGCGCGCAGGACGTGATGGCTTACCTGCTGAAGCGGTAATGTTTTACGATCCTGCTGATTTAGCATGGTTACGTCGCTGCTTAGATGAAAAGCCAGAAGGGCAACAAAAAGATGTTGAGCGACATAAGCTCAATGCGATGGGCGCTTTTGCCGAAGCGCAAACTTGTCGTCGTCAGGTGTTATTGCATTACTTTGGTGAGCACCGTGATGAGCCGTGTGGTAACTGCGATGTATGTTTAGATCCGCCTAAGCGTTTCAATGCGGTGGAAGTGGCGCAAAAAGCGTTATCTTGTGTGTACCGTGTGCAGCAAAGCTTTGGTATTACCTATATTGTGGAAGTGCTGCGTGGGATGCAAAACCAACGCATTCGAGAGCATGGGCATGACAAACTCAGCACCTATGGCATCGGTCGTGATTACAGCCATGAATATTGGGTCAGTGTATTACGCCAGTTAATTCATTTAGGGTACTTAACCCAAAATATTAGTCGTAACTCGGTGTTGCAGCTAACGGAAAAAGCCCGTCCTTTATTGCGTGCAGAAGTCAGCTTAGAGCTCGCAGTACCTAGACTTGATAACATTGCTCGTACGATGAAAGTGAACAAGTTGGTGAATCGTCAGTACGATAAAAAGCTTTTTGCCAAGTTACGTAAGTTGCGTAAAGCCATTGCTGATGAAGAAGATCTGCCACCATACGTGGTATTTAATGATGCCAGCTTAATGGAAATGGCAGAGCGATTACCGACATCAAACGGCGATTTTCTGGCAGTAAACGGGGTTGGGCAGCGAAAGCTTGAGAAATATGGTGAGGTTTTTCTCGGTTTGATCCGCGATCATTTACTCGCTATTGATGAGCCGCATTAA